GTCCACAGGGTGCCGAACCGGTCGCGGAGCTGCGCGAATCGTGGAGCGAAGAACGTCTCGCCCAGGGGCATGCTGACCTGTCCGCCCTCCGCGAGCGCCGCGTAGGCGCGCTCCGCGAGTTCGATGGAATCGAGCGAGAGGTACAGGTAGGAGCTGCGCACGGGCTGGAAGTGCTCGGGCGGCACGTCGTTCCCGATGAGCTCCACGCCGGCGACGCTCAGGCGCGCGTGGATCACCGCGTCACGCGAGCCCGGCGGGCCGGGAACGTGGGCGGGCAGGTCGCGCACCCTGATCATCGCCGTGATCCGCCCATCGAGGTGCTCCTCGTAAAAGCGGAACGCCTCCTCGCAGTTTCCCCCGAAGTTCAGGTGCGTATACAGCTTCATCTGTCCGGTATCCCCTGAGTCGACATCGTGTGGAAGAGAACCCCACCTGACGAGTAGCCACGCGGCAGCCCGCCGTCAACTCACCCTGGCCGTCGCCCCGCACGTACAACTGGCCCAGCGCGCGCATCGGACGTGAGGCCCCGAAGGCTCGATCATGCGTCCTGGCCGGCTTACTGGGACAGGATGATGGCCGAGTAGGGACCGATGCCCACGTTCCCCGAAAAGGGCATCTCCTGCCAGGAGCCCGCCTCGGCGTGTGTATCGTAGCTTTCGTGATTCCCGTAATCCGGACTGTACCCGCTCCAGTCGCTGTTGAAGCGCACCCGCCACTGGCCGGCACGGGGAAAGCCGATCCGGTATCCCGGGTGCCCGCGGTTCGCGAAGTTGAGCACGACGACCACGTCGTCCCCCGCCCCACCCTGGTCCCAGCGGTGAAACGCGACCACCTTGTCGCTCC
Above is a genomic segment from Longimicrobium sp. containing:
- a CDS encoding VOC family protein encodes the protein MKLYTHLNFGGNCEEAFRFYEEHLDGRITAMIRVRDLPAHVPGPPGSRDAVIHARLSVAGVELIGNDVPPEHFQPVRSSYLYLSLDSIELAERAYAALAEGGQVSMPLGETFFAPRFAQLRDRFGTLWTILYPRPA